Within the uncultured Bacteroides sp. genome, the region ATTAAATGCAGCATCGGTATTTTTTACAATAGAATCCCAATCCTCATCAGTCAATCGAATAGTAGCATTCTTGTTCTGGCTTGATGACAGAAAAGGGAATGTCAGGTTATTCAGCCTATTGAAGAAGTCAGAACGTAACTCCATTTCTTTTTCCAATAACATTTTCTCCTTTTTGATTCTAATCAGTTCACTCTCTTGCAATCGCGTTTTTGCTATTTGAGCTTCTTCCTTCTCCTGTTGAACGGCCAGTTCTAGTTCCCTGGTTTGCCTTTCCTTTCTTGTCCGGTATAATAAGAGCATACTAGCTAGAAACAATAAAACACTGACAGAAATGGCACTGATCAAATAAAGAACAATTCTTTGCTGATTCTTTTCCAAAGTCAAATATTGAATTTTTTCAACAGACTTTTTGTGTTGATAAATATTCTGCATCTTGATAACCATTTCTGAATGCAATTGCTTTTCAAGAGAATCTCTACACTGAAGGTAAATATCGTTATATAATAAAGCTTTATTCATGTTTCCGCGCAATCTTTCTACTTTTGATAGCTTATTGTAGCTATCTGTTTTTGTATAAAAGTCTAAACTATGAATTGTTTTATCATAATAATAAAAAGCTGAATCAAATTGATGTGTATTAAAAAAAACATCCGCCTTAATAAAATAACTATAAAGTAACTTTGATGAATCCAAGTCTATATTGATAACTCTATTCACAATCTGGAGAGCATGAGAATAGTCTCCCAAATCGTTATATCGTCCTCCTATTTCATTAAGTAAAGTAACAAGAGTAGCTGTATCAGATTTAGGTAATATATTCAAAGCTTTAAAATAATAGACCAAAGCATTATGATTATCTCCTTTCCCTGAGTAGGTAAAAGCGACATTCCTTAATGCATAAACCATATAATCTTTATTATTCTGTAACTGGGAATAATAAAATGCTTGTTGATACATTTTTAGTGCAGAATCATATAAACTCTCATTTAAATAGAGGTTCCCCAAATAATAATAAATCAGGTACTGTAACTTAGAATCTTTCCCATCCTCCGCAAAATCTGCAGCCTTTAAGAAATATTCCATCGCTTGTTTTGTGTTCTGCATATCCTGATTTACTCGTCCTGCATAGAAGTAGGTTTTTGCTTTAACCGCTAAGTCTTTCTTATCGTTATAATACTCCACAGCCACACTGATCAATGAATCTGAAGTTAAAGGCAGACCATTTTTATCTCTAACCTGAGTCATTAACAAGCAATAGTGAGCGTAATCTTCTGTAGATAAAGAATTCGGAGTTATCTTGTTTAACAAAATTAAAACGCTGTCCGGGTGTTGTTCCATTAGAGCCTCTGCATGCTGCAAATTAAGAACGGACTGTCTATCTGGACGACAGGAAAAAAACATGCTCATAATGAACAGCGCTATAATTATATGTAGAATATGATTCTTCATTTTAAAACTTTATCAATATGGGCAAATTTAACTATTAATCTTAAATACAGAAAGCTTTTCGTATTTATAATTTTTCATTTTCATCCTTATTGTAGCGCTTTTTAAACTCATTTATTAGCTTATCGTTAAGAGCCACAATCTATCTGAAATAAGAAAGGAAAATATTTTCTTAAAAAGAACAGGTTGGTAATTTCATAATAATAATCATTCATTATACTTCCTTCGTTATTTATGCTATTAATTCCTACCTTTGCAACTGTTTCTAATAGGATAATAGTATGATACGTCAGTGCTCTATTTTATTTGGCTGTTTAGCCCTCGGCGAATTAATCGTCTTTCTCACAGGGATTAAGCTTCCATCGAGCATCATTGGGATGCTGTTGCTCACTCTTTTTCTGAAATTGGGTTGGATTAAACTGCAATGGGTACAGGGAATGTCCGATTTCTTAGTAGCAAATCTGGGTTTCTTCTTCGTTCCACCAGGTGTTGCGGTAATGCTCTACTTCGATATTATCAAGGTACAATTCTGGCCAATCGTGATTTCAACCCTAATTAGCACCATTCTGGTTCTTGTAGTAACCGGATGGGTTCATCAATTAACACGCAAAATCAAATGAATTATCTCGAGAATCCTATATTTCTCCTAGCAATAACATTCGGGCTCTATTTTCTTTCCAAACTAGTGCAACGGAAGACTGGGTGGGTATTACTTAATCCCATATTACTGACGATTGCCGCTTTGATTATCTTTCTAAAGACATGTAATATCAGCTATGAGACATACAATAATGGTGGTCAATTCATTGGATTCTGGCTAAAACCTACTATTGTGGCACTGGGAGTTCCTCTATACCTCCAACTCGAGAAAATAAAAAAGCAGTTACTACCAATTCTTTTGTCGCAACTTGCAGGATGTGTGATTGGAGTTATTTCCGTGGTGCTTACTGCTCAATTGTTGGGAGCAAGTAAAGAGGTCATTCTGTCTCTTGCTGCCAAATCTGTCACGACTCCCATAGCTATGGAGGTGACAAAAACGGTTGGTGGAATTCCTGCACTAACAGCCGCTGTTGTGGTTTGTGTAGGACTTTTTGGTGCAATATCCGGATTTAAGATTTTAGCACTTTTAAAAATTGAAAGTCCCATTGCACAAGGGCTCTCAATGGGAACCGCGGCCCATGCTGTTGGAACATCCACCGCTATGGATGTGAGCGGTAAATATGGAGCATATGCCAGTCTGGGGCTAACCCTTAATGGCATCTTCACAGCACTCCTAACCCCTACTATTTTAAGATTAATAGGATTACTATAATAATTCGGCATAAAGTTTGTTATAACTAAAATATGATAAAATTTAAAGATATAACACTTGAAGACAAAGAGGTTATCACCTCTATTACAATGAATAGCGATAGAAAGAACTGCGATCTTTCATTCTCTAATCTATGTAGCTGGCGGTTTATGTATGGAACACAATTTGCCATAGTCGATGGCTTTCTGGTGATCAAGTTTCATTTGAATGAAAAACCGACCTATATGTTACCTGTAGGTGAAGGAGATTTGAAAAAGATACTGGAAAGTCTTATAGAAGATGCTGAATCCGAAGGGCAACCTTTTCTTATGTATGGTATTTGCAACAATACGAAAGAAGAAATAGAAAATCTTATGCCCCAAAGATTTGAATTCTCATCCAACAGAGATTATACGGATTATGTATATTTGCGTACTGATCTGGCCGAATTAAAAGGAAAGAAATACCAATCAAAGAGGAATCATGTAAATAAGTTCTATAAAACATATTCTGATTATGAATATGCCCCTATCACTTCCGGCCGTATCAGCGAATGCCTGAGACTTGAAGAAGAATGGTGCCGGGCAAATAACTGCGGACAACAAAATGGATTGGGCAATGAACGTAAATCACTGACTTATGCACTAAATCACTTTGACGAACTGGGTCTAACTGGAGGTATACTCTATGTCGACGGGAAAATAGCGGCTTTTACCTTTGGCATGCCCATTAATCAGGAAACTTTTGGGATACATGTAGAAAAGGCCGACACTCAGATTGAAGGAGCCTATAATATTATTAATCAAGAGTTTGCCCGTCATATACCGGAACAATATATTTACTTGAATCGAGAAGAAGATTTAGGTATAGAAGGATTAAGAAAGGCCAAGTTATCTTATCAGCCTGCCATTCTACTGGAGAAATACATAGCACAAATTAACAAATAAAAGTGCTATGAAAGAGGAGGTCAGGGACTTATGGAATCTTTGCTTCGGAGATAATGAAGCATTCACCGATTTGTATTTTTCCAAACGCTACAATGAAGAGGTGAATCTCTCCATTCAGGAAAAAGGAAAAGTCATATCTGCATTGCAGATCCTTCCATATCCAATGACTTTCTGTGGAGAAATCATTCCAACCGGATATATTTCCGGAGCATGTACTCATCCTGATTATAGAGAAAAAGGAGCGATGAAAAGGCTACTTTTAAAGTCTTTTCATAGAATGCAGGAAAACAATGTGCCATTAACGACACTTATACCTGCAGAGGAATGGCTTTTTGACTACTACTCTAAATTGGGATACGTTTCAGTTTTTGAAAACTCAGAACAGATCTTTTCCGTTAAAAGACTGTCCCCTTCTTCCAGATATCTTATTTCTGAATTCACATCCTTGCAAACAGACGTCTATCCTTTTTTTGATGAAAAAATGAAAGAACGTCCCTGTTGCATACAGCATACACTAGAAGATTTCCAGGTTATATTAGATGATCTTCATCTGGGAAAAGGCAATTTATTTACAGCGAGAGTGAAAGATAAAATCGTTGGTTTAGTGTTTTGCTATGTAGAAGGCGACACACTCCATGTACCTGAGCTATTTTTCGAGAACAAAGATGTGAGAAATACTCTTCTGTTTGAGACTGCAAACAAAATGAATGCAAAAAGGATAATCTGCATTTCACCTTCTATCGATGAAACGGGAGAAATTCTTGGCATGGCAAGAATAATAAACGCAGAGAAGATGTTGCAGATATATGCCACTCAATATCCGGAATTAGAGCTATCCTTTAATCTGACTGATAATCTTATCGAAGAAAACAATGCTTTTTATTCGATAAAATCAGGGAATATTAAAAAAGAAGGGATAAAAAAAACTTCTTTAAAAATTAGCATTCAGCAACTTACCCAAGG harbors:
- a CDS encoding CidA/LrgA family protein, producing the protein MIRQCSILFGCLALGELIVFLTGIKLPSSIIGMLLLTLFLKLGWIKLQWVQGMSDFLVANLGFFFVPPGVAVMLYFDIIKVQFWPIVISTLISTILVLVVTGWVHQLTRKIK
- a CDS encoding LrgB family protein, which encodes MNYLENPIFLLAITFGLYFLSKLVQRKTGWVLLNPILLTIAALIIFLKTCNISYETYNNGGQFIGFWLKPTIVALGVPLYLQLEKIKKQLLPILLSQLAGCVIGVISVVLTAQLLGASKEVILSLAAKSVTTPIAMEVTKTVGGIPALTAAVVVCVGLFGAISGFKILALLKIESPIAQGLSMGTAAHAVGTSTAMDVSGKYGAYASLGLTLNGIFTALLTPTILRLIGLL
- a CDS encoding DUF2156 domain-containing protein, whose amino-acid sequence is MIKFKDITLEDKEVITSITMNSDRKNCDLSFSNLCSWRFMYGTQFAIVDGFLVIKFHLNEKPTYMLPVGEGDLKKILESLIEDAESEGQPFLMYGICNNTKEEIENLMPQRFEFSSNRDYTDYVYLRTDLAELKGKKYQSKRNHVNKFYKTYSDYEYAPITSGRISECLRLEEEWCRANNCGQQNGLGNERKSLTYALNHFDELGLTGGILYVDGKIAAFTFGMPINQETFGIHVEKADTQIEGAYNIINQEFARHIPEQYIYLNREEDLGIEGLRKAKLSYQPAILLEKYIAQINK
- a CDS encoding GNAT family N-acetyltransferase, whose protein sequence is MKEEVRDLWNLCFGDNEAFTDLYFSKRYNEEVNLSIQEKGKVISALQILPYPMTFCGEIIPTGYISGACTHPDYREKGAMKRLLLKSFHRMQENNVPLTTLIPAEEWLFDYYSKLGYVSVFENSEQIFSVKRLSPSSRYLISEFTSLQTDVYPFFDEKMKERPCCIQHTLEDFQVILDDLHLGKGNLFTARVKDKIVGLVFCYVEGDTLHVPELFFENKDVRNTLLFETANKMNAKRIICISPSIDETGEILGMARIINAEKMLQIYATQYPELELSFNLTDNLIEENNAFYSIKSGNIKKEGIKKTSLKISIQQLTQGLMGYKIEQLPKELSVLSNQSPYMSLMLD